In the genome of Xenopus laevis strain J_2021 chromosome 1S, Xenopus_laevis_v10.1, whole genome shotgun sequence, one region contains:
- the tmem165.S gene encoding transmembrane protein 165 isoform X1, whose translation MCDIPPPPTVISSHKMHTEIPAVLSSNTELSSTTNLGFIHAFVAAISVIIVSELGDKTFFIAAIMAMRYNRLTVLAGAMLALGLMTCLSVLFGYATTVIPRVYTYYVSTALFAIFGLRMLREGLKMSPDEGQEELEEVQAEIKRKDEELQRSKLLNGTGDVETSVGPSVPKKRWMKFISPIFVQALTLTFLAEWGDRSQLTTIVLAAREDPFGVAVGGTFGHCLCTGLAVIGGRMIAQKISVRTVTIIGGIVFLAFAFSALFISPDSGF comes from the exons AAAATGCATACCGAGATTCCAGCGGTCCTCTCCAGCAACACCGAGCTCTCCTCTACTACCAATCTTGGATTTATCCATGCATTCGTGGCTGCTATATCGGTCATTATTGTGTCGGAGCTGGGAGACAAGACCTTCTTTATAGCGGCCATAATGGCAATGAGGTATAATCGGCTCACTGTACTGGCCGGAGCCATGCTTGCCCTGGGGCTGATGACATGCTTATCAG TTTTGTTTGGGTACGCCACTACTGTTATTCCCAGAGTTTATACGTATTACGTGTCAACTGCGCTGTTTGCAATATTCGGTCTCCGAATGCTTCGGGAGGGATTAAAGATGAGTCCTGATGAGGGTCAGGAAGAGCTGGAAGAAGTGCAAGCAGAAATCAAGAGAAAAGATGAAGAA CTTCAAAGATCAAAACTGCTAAATGGGACTGGGGATGTGGAAACGAGTGTTGGGCCTTCAGTGCCCAAGAAGAGATGGATGAAGTTTATTTCCCCAATTTTTGTCCAAGCTTTGACACTGACTTTCTTGGCAGAATGGGGAGATCGTTCCCAGCTCACAACCATCGTTCTTGCAGCCAGAGAG GATCCATTTGGTGTTGCTGTTGGGGGTACGTTTGGCCATTGCTTGTGCACTGGTTTAGCGGTTATTGGAGGAAGAATGATAGCACAGAAGATCTCAGTTAGGACTG tgACAATCATCGGAGGCATTGTGTTCCTGGCATTTGCTTTCTCTGCACTATTTATCAGTCCCGATTCTGGATTTTAA
- the tmem165.S gene encoding transmembrane protein 165 isoform X2, translated as MHTEIPAVLSSNTELSSTTNLGFIHAFVAAISVIIVSELGDKTFFIAAIMAMRYNRLTVLAGAMLALGLMTCLSVLFGYATTVIPRVYTYYVSTALFAIFGLRMLREGLKMSPDEGQEELEEVQAEIKRKDEELQRSKLLNGTGDVETSVGPSVPKKRWMKFISPIFVQALTLTFLAEWGDRSQLTTIVLAAREDPFGVAVGGTFGHCLCTGLAVIGGRMIAQKISVRTVTIIGGIVFLAFAFSALFISPDSGF; from the exons ATGCATACCGAGATTCCAGCGGTCCTCTCCAGCAACACCGAGCTCTCCTCTACTACCAATCTTGGATTTATCCATGCATTCGTGGCTGCTATATCGGTCATTATTGTGTCGGAGCTGGGAGACAAGACCTTCTTTATAGCGGCCATAATGGCAATGAGGTATAATCGGCTCACTGTACTGGCCGGAGCCATGCTTGCCCTGGGGCTGATGACATGCTTATCAG TTTTGTTTGGGTACGCCACTACTGTTATTCCCAGAGTTTATACGTATTACGTGTCAACTGCGCTGTTTGCAATATTCGGTCTCCGAATGCTTCGGGAGGGATTAAAGATGAGTCCTGATGAGGGTCAGGAAGAGCTGGAAGAAGTGCAAGCAGAAATCAAGAGAAAAGATGAAGAA CTTCAAAGATCAAAACTGCTAAATGGGACTGGGGATGTGGAAACGAGTGTTGGGCCTTCAGTGCCCAAGAAGAGATGGATGAAGTTTATTTCCCCAATTTTTGTCCAAGCTTTGACACTGACTTTCTTGGCAGAATGGGGAGATCGTTCCCAGCTCACAACCATCGTTCTTGCAGCCAGAGAG GATCCATTTGGTGTTGCTGTTGGGGGTACGTTTGGCCATTGCTTGTGCACTGGTTTAGCGGTTATTGGAGGAAGAATGATAGCACAGAAGATCTCAGTTAGGACTG tgACAATCATCGGAGGCATTGTGTTCCTGGCATTTGCTTTCTCTGCACTATTTATCAGTCCCGATTCTGGATTTTAA